One stretch of Numenius arquata chromosome 8, bNumArq3.hap1.1, whole genome shotgun sequence DNA includes these proteins:
- the SERPINC1 gene encoding antithrombin-III, producing the protein MRLFVVCLFSVWGLVAPERYVVEDICTAKPRDIPVNPICIYRNPEKKLQEGEGQESGKSKLPEFTNPRVWELSKANSHFAVVFYKYLADSKDNGENIFMSPLSISTAFAMTKLGACGSTLQQLMEVFRFDTISEKTSDQIHFFFAKLNCRLYKKANKSSELVSANRLFGEKSLVFNETYQNISEIVYGAKLWPLNFKEKPELSRKIINEWVANKTEKRITEVIPERGIDDLTVLVLVNTIYFKGHWKSQFPAPNTKLDLFHKANGETCKVPIMYQESKFHHASIAQDKVQVLELPYKGDDITMVLVLPKAGTPLVEVERDLTPEKLQEWIDSMKEVSLFVYLPRFRVEDHFSVKEKLRKMGLEDLFSPENARLPGIIAEGRTDLYVSEAFHKAFLEVNEEGSEASAATAVTISGRSFPMNRIIFNANRPFLLFIREAALNTIIFMGRIADPCS; encoded by the exons ATGCGCCTTTTTGTGGTGTGTCTCTTCAGTGTCTGGGGTCTGGTTGCCCCCGAGCGCTACGTGGTGGAAGACATTTGTACCGCGAAGCCACGAGACATCCCCGTGAATCCCATCTGCATCTATCGCAACCCTGAGAAGAAGCTCCAGGAGGGTGAAGGACAAGAGTCAGGGAAGAGCAAGCTCCCGGAGTTTACGAACCCTCGGGTCTGGGAGCTGTCGAAGGCCAACTCGCACTTTGCTGTTGTCTTCTACAAGTACCTGGCTGACTCCAAGGACAACGGGGAAAACATCTTCATGTCGCCCCTCAGCATTTCTACAGCCTTCGCCATGACCAAGCTCGGAGCTTGTGGTAGCACCCTCCAGCAGCTCATGGAG GTCTTTCGATTTGACACCATTTCGGAGAAGACATCCGATCAGATCCACTTCTTCTTTGCCAAGCTGAACTGCCGGCTCTACAAGAAAGCCAACAAATCCTCAGAGCTGGTATCAGCCAACCGCCTCTTCGGGGAAAAGTCTTTGGTCTTTAATGAGACCTACCAGAACATTAGTGAAATAGTTTATGGAGCGAAACTCTGGCCCTTGAACTTCAAA GAGAAGCCAGAACTTTCCAGGAAGATCATTAATGAGTGGGTGGCCAATAAGACAGAGAAGCGCATTACAGAAGTGATCCCAGAAAGAGGTATTGATGATCTCACTGTCTTGGTCCTGGTCAACACCATTTATTTTAAG GGGCACTGGAAATCACAGTTCCCAGCTCCAAACACAAAACTGGATTTATTTCATAAAGCCAATGGTGAGACCTGCAAAGTCCCAATTATGTACCAAGAGTCCAAATTCCACCACGCGTCAATCGCTCAGGACAAAGTTCAGGTGCTGGAGCTGCCTTACAAAGGGGATGATATCACGATGGTGCTGGTCCTGCCCAAGGCTGGGACGCCGCTGGTGGAGGTGGAGCGAGACCTGACACcagagaagctgcaggagtgGATAGACTCCATGAAGGAGGTGTCTCTCTTTGTCTATCTCCCTCGCTTCCGTGTCGAGGACCACTTCAGTGTCaaggaaaaactgagaaaaatgggGCTGGAAGATCTCTTCAGTCCAGAAAATGCCAGACTCCCAG GTATCATTGCAGAGGGCCGCACAGACCTGTACGTATCTGAGGCCTTCCACAAAGCCTTCCTTGAG GTGAATGAAGAAGGCAGCGAGGCATCAGCTGCTACAGCCGTCACCATCTCCGGCCGTTCCTTCCCCATGAACAGAATAATCTTCAATGCCAACAGGCCCTTCCTGCTTTTCATCCGGGAAGCCGCCCTCAACACCATTATCTTCATGGGCAGAATAGCTGATCCTTGCTCCTAA
- the ZBTB37 gene encoding zinc finger and BTB domain-containing protein 37 isoform X2 → MEKSGNIQLEIPDFSNSVLSHLNQLRMQGRLCDIVVNVQGQAFRAHKVVLAASSPYFRDHMSLNEMSTVSISVIKNPSVFEQLLSFCYTGRICLQLADIISYLTAASFLQMQHIIDKCTQILEGIHFKINVAEVEAELSQTRTKHQERPPESHRVTPNLNRSLSPRHNTPKGSRLGQVSTVLDIRELSPPEESTSPQIIEQSSDVESREPILRINRAGQWYVETGMGDRGGRNDDDVRVLGGVRIKTENLEEWLGADHQPSGEDGSSAEEVTAMVIDTTGHGSMGQEAYTLGSSGAKVVRPTSSEIDRFSPSGSMVAVTERYRSKSESPGRMDEPKQPSSQGEESAMLGVSGYVEYLREQEVSERWFRYNPRLTCIYCAKSFNQKGSLDRHMRLHMGITPFVCRMCGKKYTRKDQLEYHIRKHTGNKPFHCHVCGKSFPFQAILNQHFRKNHPGCMPLEGPHSISPETTVTSRGQAEEESPPQEEAVAVGETAQGSVSTTGPD, encoded by the exons ATGGAGAAGAGTGGGAACATTCAGCTGGAGATTCCTGACTTCAGTAACTCTGTCCTGAGCCACCTGAATCAGTTACGCATGCAGGGTCGCCTGTGTGACATCGTGGTCAACGTCCAGGGGCAGGCTTTCCGTGCTCACAAGGTGGTGCTGGCTGCCAGCTCACCCTACTTCCGCGACCACATGTCCTTGAATGAAATGAGCACCGTTTCCATTTCTGTCATCAAGAACCCTTCTGTTTTCGAGCAGCTCCTTTCCTTTTGTTACACCGGTAGGATATGTCTGCAGCTGGCTGACATCATCAGTTACCTAACGGCCGCCAGTTTCTTGCAGATGCAGCACATCATAGACAAATGCACGCAGATTCTCGAGGGAATTCATTTCAAAATTAACGTGGCAGAGGTGGAAGCAGAATTGAGCCAGACCAGGACAAAGCATCAGGAGAGACCACCAGAGTCTCACCGGGTGACGCCAAATTTAAACCGTTCTCTGAGCCCGCGTCACAACACCCCAAAGGGGAGTCGCCTGGGCCAGGTTAGCACAGTGCTGGACATTCGGGAGCTCAGCCCACCTGAGGAGTCCACCAGCCCCCAGATAATTGAGCAGAGTTCAGACGTGGAAAGCAGGGAGCCCATACTACGGATTAACAGAGCGGGACAGTGGTACGTTGAGACGGGAATGGGAGACCGTGGGGGACGGAACGACGATGACGTCCGGGTGCTGGGAGGAGTACGCATTAAAACAGAGAACCTGGAAGAGTGGCTTGGGGCAGATCATCAGCCGTCAGGAGAAGATGGGAGCAGCGCTGAGGAGGTCACTGCTATGGTGATTGACACCACAGGCCACGGATCGATGGGCCAAGAGGCTTACACGTTAGGGTCCTCTGGGGCCAAAGTGGTCAGGCCAACCAGCAGTGAGATTGACAG ATTTAGCCCTTCTGGCAGCATGGTTGCTGTGACTGAGCGGTACAGATCAAAAAGCGAGTCTCCCGGGCGGATGGATGAGCCCAAGCAGCCCAGTTCCCAG GGGGAGGAATCGGCCATGCTTGGAGTGAGCGGTTACGTGGAATATCTCCGGGAGCAGGAGGTTTCAGAGCGCTGGTTCCGGTACAACCCACGGCTCACATGTATTTACTGCGCCAAATCCTTCAACCAGAAAGGCAGCCTGGACCGGCACATGCGTCTCCACATGGGCATCACGCCTTTTGTCTGCCGCATGTGTGGGAAGAAGTACACCCGCAAGGATCAGCTGGAGTATCATATCCGCAAGCACACAGGCAACAAGCCTTTTCATTGCCACGTCTGCGGCAAAAGCTTCCCTTTCCAGGCCATCCTCAACCAGCACTTTCGCAAGAACCACCCTGGCTGTATGCCTCTGGAGGGGCCTCACAGCATCTCCCCTGAGACCACCGTCACATCTCGGGGGCAGGCAGAGGAAGAATCTCCTCCACAGGAGGAGGCTGTCGCCGTGGGGGAGACGGCACAGGGATCTGTGTCCACGACTGGGCCAGATTGA
- the ZBTB37 gene encoding zinc finger and BTB domain-containing protein 37 isoform X1 encodes MLLITLQGRAPATGTAMEKSGNIQLEIPDFSNSVLSHLNQLRMQGRLCDIVVNVQGQAFRAHKVVLAASSPYFRDHMSLNEMSTVSISVIKNPSVFEQLLSFCYTGRICLQLADIISYLTAASFLQMQHIIDKCTQILEGIHFKINVAEVEAELSQTRTKHQERPPESHRVTPNLNRSLSPRHNTPKGSRLGQVSTVLDIRELSPPEESTSPQIIEQSSDVESREPILRINRAGQWYVETGMGDRGGRNDDDVRVLGGVRIKTENLEEWLGADHQPSGEDGSSAEEVTAMVIDTTGHGSMGQEAYTLGSSGAKVVRPTSSEIDRFSPSGSMVAVTERYRSKSESPGRMDEPKQPSSQGEESAMLGVSGYVEYLREQEVSERWFRYNPRLTCIYCAKSFNQKGSLDRHMRLHMGITPFVCRMCGKKYTRKDQLEYHIRKHTGNKPFHCHVCGKSFPFQAILNQHFRKNHPGCMPLEGPHSISPETTVTSRGQAEEESPPQEEAVAVGETAQGSVSTTGPD; translated from the exons ATGTTACTCATAACGCTACAG GGTCGTGCACCTGCAACTGGGACAGCCATGGAGAAGAGTGGGAACATTCAGCTGGAGATTCCTGACTTCAGTAACTCTGTCCTGAGCCACCTGAATCAGTTACGCATGCAGGGTCGCCTGTGTGACATCGTGGTCAACGTCCAGGGGCAGGCTTTCCGTGCTCACAAGGTGGTGCTGGCTGCCAGCTCACCCTACTTCCGCGACCACATGTCCTTGAATGAAATGAGCACCGTTTCCATTTCTGTCATCAAGAACCCTTCTGTTTTCGAGCAGCTCCTTTCCTTTTGTTACACCGGTAGGATATGTCTGCAGCTGGCTGACATCATCAGTTACCTAACGGCCGCCAGTTTCTTGCAGATGCAGCACATCATAGACAAATGCACGCAGATTCTCGAGGGAATTCATTTCAAAATTAACGTGGCAGAGGTGGAAGCAGAATTGAGCCAGACCAGGACAAAGCATCAGGAGAGACCACCAGAGTCTCACCGGGTGACGCCAAATTTAAACCGTTCTCTGAGCCCGCGTCACAACACCCCAAAGGGGAGTCGCCTGGGCCAGGTTAGCACAGTGCTGGACATTCGGGAGCTCAGCCCACCTGAGGAGTCCACCAGCCCCCAGATAATTGAGCAGAGTTCAGACGTGGAAAGCAGGGAGCCCATACTACGGATTAACAGAGCGGGACAGTGGTACGTTGAGACGGGAATGGGAGACCGTGGGGGACGGAACGACGATGACGTCCGGGTGCTGGGAGGAGTACGCATTAAAACAGAGAACCTGGAAGAGTGGCTTGGGGCAGATCATCAGCCGTCAGGAGAAGATGGGAGCAGCGCTGAGGAGGTCACTGCTATGGTGATTGACACCACAGGCCACGGATCGATGGGCCAAGAGGCTTACACGTTAGGGTCCTCTGGGGCCAAAGTGGTCAGGCCAACCAGCAGTGAGATTGACAG ATTTAGCCCTTCTGGCAGCATGGTTGCTGTGACTGAGCGGTACAGATCAAAAAGCGAGTCTCCCGGGCGGATGGATGAGCCCAAGCAGCCCAGTTCCCAG GGGGAGGAATCGGCCATGCTTGGAGTGAGCGGTTACGTGGAATATCTCCGGGAGCAGGAGGTTTCAGAGCGCTGGTTCCGGTACAACCCACGGCTCACATGTATTTACTGCGCCAAATCCTTCAACCAGAAAGGCAGCCTGGACCGGCACATGCGTCTCCACATGGGCATCACGCCTTTTGTCTGCCGCATGTGTGGGAAGAAGTACACCCGCAAGGATCAGCTGGAGTATCATATCCGCAAGCACACAGGCAACAAGCCTTTTCATTGCCACGTCTGCGGCAAAAGCTTCCCTTTCCAGGCCATCCTCAACCAGCACTTTCGCAAGAACCACCCTGGCTGTATGCCTCTGGAGGGGCCTCACAGCATCTCCCCTGAGACCACCGTCACATCTCGGGGGCAGGCAGAGGAAGAATCTCCTCCACAGGAGGAGGCTGTCGCCGTGGGGGAGACGGCACAGGGATCTGTGTCCACGACTGGGCCAGATTGA